The Passer domesticus isolate bPasDom1 chromosome 31, bPasDom1.hap1, whole genome shotgun sequence genome has a window encoding:
- the CNPY2 gene encoding protein canopy homolog 2 isoform X1 — MPGRVPGSCGAPGTRGRVPGSCGAPGMWGRIPALLGLALALASLLPAAGARRSQDLHCGACRALVDELEWEIAQVDPRKTIQMGSFRINPDGSQSVVEVPYARSEAHLTELLERVCEKMKEYGERLDPATQRKSYVRVISRDGAKMDLSGLKFDGDVTSSLKFACESIAEEYEDELIEFLSHEAENVKDRLCSKRTDLCDHALHIPHDEL, encoded by the exons ATGCCGGGCCGGGTCCCGGGAAGCTGCGGGGCCCCGGGGACGCGGGGCCGGGTCCCGGGAAGCTGCGGGGCCCCGGGGATGTGGGGTcggatcccagccctgctcggCCTGGCCCTGGCCTTGGCATCGCTGCTGCCCGCGGCCGGAGCGCGCCGGAGCCAGGACCTGCACTGCGGAG CCTGCCGGGCGCTGGTGGATGAGCTGGAGTGGGAGATCGCCCAGGTGGACCCCAGGAAAACCATCCAGATGGGCTCGTTCCGCATCAACCCCGACGGCAGCCAGTCCGTGGTGGAG GTGCCGTACGCCCGTTCCGAGGCGCACCTGACGGAGCTGCTGGAGCGGGTGTGCGAGAAGATGAAGGAGTACGGCGAGCGGCTGGACCCGGCCACGCAGCGCAAGAGCTACGTGCGCGTCATCTCCCGCGACGGCGCCAAGATGGACCTGTCCGGCCTCAAGTTCGACGGGGACGTCACCTCCAGCCTGAAATTCGCG TGCGAGAGCATCGCCGAGGAGTACGAGGACGAGCTCATCGAGTTCCTGTCGCACGAGGCCGAGAACGTCAAGGACCGGCTGTGCAGCAAGAGGACGG ACCTGTGCGACCACGCGCTCCACATCCCACACGACGAGCTGTGA
- the CNPY2 gene encoding protein canopy homolog 2 isoform X2 → MPGRVPGSCGAPGMWGRIPALLGLALALASLLPAAGARRSQDLHCGACRALVDELEWEIAQVDPRKTIQMGSFRINPDGSQSVVEVPYARSEAHLTELLERVCEKMKEYGERLDPATQRKSYVRVISRDGAKMDLSGLKFDGDVTSSLKFACESIAEEYEDELIEFLSHEAENVKDRLCSKRTDLCDHALHIPHDEL, encoded by the exons ATGCC GGGCCGGGTCCCGGGAAGCTGCGGGGCCCCGGGGATGTGGGGTcggatcccagccctgctcggCCTGGCCCTGGCCTTGGCATCGCTGCTGCCCGCGGCCGGAGCGCGCCGGAGCCAGGACCTGCACTGCGGAG CCTGCCGGGCGCTGGTGGATGAGCTGGAGTGGGAGATCGCCCAGGTGGACCCCAGGAAAACCATCCAGATGGGCTCGTTCCGCATCAACCCCGACGGCAGCCAGTCCGTGGTGGAG GTGCCGTACGCCCGTTCCGAGGCGCACCTGACGGAGCTGCTGGAGCGGGTGTGCGAGAAGATGAAGGAGTACGGCGAGCGGCTGGACCCGGCCACGCAGCGCAAGAGCTACGTGCGCGTCATCTCCCGCGACGGCGCCAAGATGGACCTGTCCGGCCTCAAGTTCGACGGGGACGTCACCTCCAGCCTGAAATTCGCG TGCGAGAGCATCGCCGAGGAGTACGAGGACGAGCTCATCGAGTTCCTGTCGCACGAGGCCGAGAACGTCAAGGACCGGCTGTGCAGCAAGAGGACGG ACCTGTGCGACCACGCGCTCCACATCCCACACGACGAGCTGTGA